In Candida orthopsilosis Co 90-125, chromosome 4 draft sequence, the genomic stretch CAGTTGTTGGAACCATTAGCCTTGTCTCGACCGAGATAGGCAAATAACACCCACAGAGGTTATACACATCAACAACCTACAAGATCATCATAGTACTTCTCAgacatcaacaatatccCTCAATACTCACTTCTGCCATAGTGGGtttattttaattttcGGGTTAaatgtttattttttttatttttttctcgcACATTGTAAAGAATTTGCAAATGGCTGGtgcaaaacaacaaaacaggAACCTTCATTTTTGACATCATGCAAGTATCCGCAAAAACACACATAACGCCCATGCCATACAAGCgaaagaaataaaaataataaacacATACATTGTACTGTTAAATTACGAATAATAACAATATTCGTAAAGGTAAACAATCATATCCATTTTGGTCCTCAATTGTTCCCTTTTAGGACAAAttaacaattttttcaatcttaGGAAACCGAGAAATGTCCAATTTTTGCTGCGAAAGAATAAGAATTAATGTTAAAACTTAGCGATTAAATCTAACACAGAATGGAAGAGATTATTTCTTACTTCGGTAAAATATGTAACATAGCTAGAAGCTAATTGCTTTTAGGGCGCTTTGagattttgtaaaatgtaATGGGCATGGTGTGGTTTCTTATTTTTGGGTTACAAATGGACCCAGATTTTATGAATACAGCTTTgccaatttcaagtttatTTAAATACTGTTGTAAAAGACcatctttgaaaagtaAGTcttaatttttcaaaaacaccaTTCAAAGAACAACCTAACTACTTCAAAGGTTACAGCAATATCCCAGTGCCAAAGCTGCCCCATTTTTATACCCACTCACCCCTTTCCAATCTCACAGCATAGGTGGTAAGATTCATTCcttcaaataaaacaaaataccCGCTTAAACtcaaaaaacaacaataaccCAACAATCCAACAACACTACAGATTCCATCCCATGTTGAGTTTATTATACTTTATTTCAATTCTCGCGACAACTGTGTTTGCATTCGATCCAACAAGCAACTCCAATGTAGCTGTGTATTGGGGCCAAAATTCCGGCGGGAATCAACAACGATTGTCCTACTATTGTGATTCCGATGCGGTTGATATTGTCATTTTATCATTTATGCATGTGTTTCCCAACCctgttcaattgaatttcgCCAATGCTTGTGAAGGTACTTATACCGCCAATggtattttgaaatgtgaTAATATTGCTGCTGATattcaatcttgtcaaGCCAAGGGGAAAATCGTCTTGCTTTCCTTGGGTGGTGCTTCTGGTGCTTATGGTTTTACTTCTGATGATCAAGCTAAAGAATTTGCACATACAGCATGGGATTTGTTTGGTAACTCCGACACTTTATCAGCATCGGAAAGACCATTTGGCAGTGCCATTCTTGATgggtttgattttgatattgaaaatcatATCAATACTGGTTATGCTGCCATGGCTAATGAGTTGAGAgaaatttttgcaactgatTCATCCAAGAGGTATTATCTTGGTGCTGCTCCTCAATGTCCTTATCCTGATGCATCTGTTGGTAACTTGTTACAAGAAAGTGTTATTGATTTCgtttttattcaattttacaacaattatTGTAATTTAGGAACAAGTTGGTTCAATTGGGACACTTGGTTGGATTATGCTGAAAATACTAGCCCTAATTCAAATGTGAAATTATTCGTTGGGGTTCCGGGATCAATTAGAGCTGCTGGTTCAGGTTATAACCCACCAGAATTGATTGAGGATTATTTGACTAGTGATATCTTGTCAAGTCAATATTTTGGAGGCATTTCAATGTGGGATGTTTCGGCAGCTTGGGATAACACTGATTCAAATGGtaactttgttgaaaacatGAAACGATTAGTTGGAAGTGATTTCCAAGCAGCTGCAGTTTCATCGTCAGATAGTACGActacaaccacaacaaccacGGTTACCACCACTTCAACGACATACACTAGCGgcaccacaaccacaaccacaacctCAACCACAAGTTCACCTAGTTCACCTAGTTCACCTAGTTCATCCAGTTCATCTAGTTCATCCAGTTCGTCTAACTCACCAAGCTCATCCAGTTCATCTAGTTCATCCAGTTCATCTAACTCACCAAGCTCATCCAGTTCATCCAGTTCATCCAGCTCAGCTGGTTCGTCCTCACAACTTATTTCTTCCATACACAATGCTGATCTCACACCCACCGATTCCACGACATCAATCTCTTTACAGTCTGACACCAATACCCAAGAAGGTTCAATCTTAGAAACTTCAACTGATACCCAACAAAGCACAACGCTTGGtcaatcttcatcatcattagcAACACAGACATCTCCTTCCTCATCAACCACACAAGATGCCACAACTACATCCAATTTGTTCACTTCGTTTGTTTTTGCACCTACTACAATGACCACCGTTGCTACTTTTTACAATATCATCACCACGAGAACTAATCTTCAAACGATATATGGCCCTCCACCAACTACTGCAATTTAGACAAAGATGCTTTTGGCCTTTGATTAAGATTTGAACGTTACTTCTTTTATTACCTTTTTCGCTTTGTAATTTCTAATATAAGTGTTATACCCGATTGTTTTAATTTAGGTTGTCAATTGTAGTAACTGTTGTTCCATTTTTAACCCATTTAGTACTTTCGTTGAGGTGAGATTCAAATAAGCTGATAATAAACCCCCGCCTTCCCAATTATCATAATCGTAGCtgtcaattttgtttcttaaTGGCGACACAACTAGATTTATCATTGGATATGACgacttgttcaattgcGAGATGCCTTGTGTTGTAAGTGGATGAGGACtcaccatcatcataaacgtctttttcttgtggAATTTGTGGTACTCTAATATTCCTGACAATTGTCGTACATCAGCTGCTCCTAACTTCTTTTTAGTATTCTTGCACTGAACCACTAATTGTATATCATTCAGTAATGAAATGGGTCGTTTGGAAGAAGATCCAGGAAGATGATTAAGTAGTGAAGAGTTGTGGAATTTCTGACCCATGCTATTCATCGTCAATGATTTTAGGTAAAACGAAGAAAGGTCCCATTGTCCGATAATATCTATTCCATTATCATTCGATCCACCACATCGAATCATATTTTTTGCATGTAATTTAGTTTCAAGTAAATGCTTGACATGAAATTCATATAATGTCCCACGAAAAACGGTTGAGTTGGTATTGACTTCCTTTAGCTTGCAATGTTTTAAATACTGACCCACATCTTCAAGTAATGGAGTTGAACTGTACCTTCTCAGCAATAGTTGATACCTCATTGTGTCGAACCCAgtgaaaaatcaaatgaacGCGCAAAACAaatgcaaaacaaaaattccGATTTCAGTTTCAGATCTAAAGGGGAAGTTTGAGCAGTGAGATTatgatttcaatacttCAATTTATAGCCATTACACTTTTAACCTCGGTTGTATCCTCAAAGagaatcaatttgtttataaaacccattgatcaaacaacaactgatccaattggatttattgaaaatgaagcaGTATATCTTATGGATGTGGATCTACAACCAGATCAAGCCTACTGCATAGGTACTAAAGATATACACAATAATGAATGTTTCAGCTATCAATCCAATTTGCCAAACTTGACACAAGCTGTGTTTAACCTATTccttgatgaagatggtgatATACTGAGATTATCGTTATCTTTTGACAACAAGTTAGGTAAGCCACAagtcaaaagaagaaaacaGGTCATTGCAGCACAGCCAAACATGAATCCtgattcaataaagaagcaaagagaagaacaacaacaacaaaagaaagcaGGTAGTGGTGGCGATGGTGGTggatcaattgttgaaaaggtgaaaaaaaagaaattgattaaagaaattgatgctAATGGAGTTGAAGTTACTAGAGAAATCGAAGAAGAAATCGAAGTGGAAGTTCCAATTGACGATAGGTCATGGatacaaaagaattggatgtATATTGTACCTCCATTGCTTATATTTATGCTAGCAGGCGGTGGTAACGAACAAGGAAGATAAACTCAAGTAACTTCGTTTAAAGGAATAGAAAGTGATCTTATCTATCTATACACACGTATATTGATATAcgtatatgtatatgtatagtctttatttttatttcatCCGAGTGCGACATAATTATTCAAACCAGCTATCCAAAATGATTCCCTTTGTTTATCGTACTTGATGAGCCCGATCCTCATGGATCAAAGTGATTTACTTAAGGGCAGTGGCAGTGGCAGTAACGATCCatggtttcaattgttaGCCTTTTTAAGTTAGTCTTTTCTACTTTTCATTTCTCAAAAGTTTTGCAGCGTTGTAAGCAAAATACCCCTGCTCAATAACTAAAAGCCAGAATCTTTTCTTATGTGCTTCAGAGTAGCATCTGTATGGACCCCTTTTCTCGTTTACAGCTTTGTGCTTGTTCAGAATTCATATGTACATCTACATCTACATCTACACCATCACATTCTATGTCGTATTGCAGGTTATCAACTTGAATTTCATTTGGATGGAACGCCTTATTGTAGTCACTGTAACTAAAGCACACCTCCAATGGAGCTATCCCACTTTCCAAAACCATCCGGACCAGCTCCAAAGTGAAGCAATTACCAAGCCCATCCACATATCTGTCTGTGTATAATTCCAGCTTGAACTTCGTTAATATATATCATTCTATTTTCCTACTCAGAACAAATTCAcataaaacaaaatttatgTCGCGTTGGTTTGGCCAATTATGTCGTTCTAATATTAAATGATTATGTCGCACTCGTACGAATAAAAAGTAAAAACACTGTACTGCATTCctgtttgttgtttattgttaCTAACTCTCTCTTTGTTCTCTGTTTTCTGATGTAGTTGGTAGCGTTGgttaaaattttgtttcaaccaataaagaaatggtaaatttttattattaACAAACAAAGTCATACTTGGAAGTACAAAGAGAATAAAGCACTAAACTACAGTAACCTACTAACTTAACGCTTTGCTTTGCTTACTTTACTTTACTCACTAAGAAggagagaaagaaagaaaaaaaaattattacAACCAACCAAACTTAGCCAAACtcaagttttgaaaacttttaTATCAATCATATATTCCTGAGTTTTACTTTTGGGTAGACAATTCTCAACACACTTTGCTCATCGATCCCAACTACATATCACTTTTTATACAAATATTAATAGACCACTGTTTCATCTGAGAGGGTTCATCtatttttgcaactacaACTACACATATaccctttttctttttattcattGATACACGTATATGTATTCCCACAGAACGATGCTTTCGATAAGGTCTCATATGCTCAAATCTTCCAAGCGTTGCATTTCTGCGTCTGCAAGGAGACTAGCAGACGTTGAAGTTACGGTTGATGGGAGGAAGGTTTCGGTAGAAGCTGGATCGTCGATCATTCAAGCAGCCCAATTAGCTGGTGTTCAGATTCCTCGTTATTGTTATCACGATAAATTAGCTATTGCTGGTAACTGTCGTATGTGTCTAGTTGACGTTGAGAGAATGCCCAAGTTGATTGCCTCTTGTGCTATGCCGGTACAAAATGGTATGGTTGTTCATACTGATTCTGaaagaattaaaaaagCCAGAGAGGGGGTTACGGAGATGTTGTTGGAGAATCATCCTTTAGATTGTCCGATTTGTGATCAAGGTGGTGAATGTGATTTACAAGAACAATCGCAAAGATATGGTTCTGATCGTGGTAGATTTAAAGAAGTGGTTGGTAAGAGAGctgttgaaaataaagcCATTGGTCCTTTGGTTAAGACATCAATGAATAGATGTATTCATTGTACTAGATGTGTTCGTTTTATGAATGATGTTGCTGGTGCGCCTGAATTTGGTACTGCTGGTAGAGGTAATGATATGCAAATTGGTACCTATATTGAAAGAAATATCAATTCCGAAATGTCGGGAAATATCATTGATTTATGT encodes the following:
- a CDS encoding Cht3 major chitinase — its product is MLSLLYFISILATTVFAFDPTSNSNVAVYWGQNSGGNQQRLSYYCDSDAVDIVILSFMHVFPNPVQLNFANACEGTYTANGILKCDNIAADIQSCQAKGKIVLLSLGGASGAYGFTSDDQAKEFAHTAWDLFGNSDTLSASERPFGSAILDGFDFDIENHINTGYAAMANELREIFATDSSKRYYLGAAPQCPYPDASVGNLLQESVIDFVFIQFYNNYCNLGTSWFNWDTWLDYAENTSPNSNVKLFVGVPGSIRAAGSGYNPPELIEDYLTSDILSSQYFGGISMWDVSAAWDNTDSNGNFVENMKRLVGSDFQAAAVSSSDSTTTTTTTTVTTTSTTYTSGTTTTTTTSTTSSPSSPSSPSSSSSSSSSSSSNSPSSSSSSSSSSSSNSPSSSSSSSSSSSAGSSSQLISSIHNADLTPTDSTTSISLQSDTNTQEGSILETSTDTQQSTTLGQSSSSLATQTSPSSSTTQDATTTSNLFTSFVFAPTTMTTVATFYNIITTRTNLQTIYGPPPTTAI
- a CDS encoding Rrg7 protein (S. cerevisiae homolog RRG7 localizes to mitochondrion), which produces MRYQLLSRRYSSTPLLEDVGQYLKHCKLKEVNTNSTVFRGTLYEFHVKHLLETKLHAKNMIRCGGSNDNGIDIIGQWDLSSFYLKSLTMNSMGQKFHNSSLLNHLPGSSSKRPISLSNDIQLVVQCKNTKKKLGAADVRQLSGILEYHKFHKKKTFMMMVSPHPLTTQGISQLNKSSYPMINLVVSPLRNKIDSYDYDNWEGGGLLSAYLNLTSTKVLNGLKMEQQLLQLTT